The Flammeovirga yaeyamensis genome segment AAATATCAGATTGGTATCCCCTTCCTTTCCTACATTTTGAACTTTATCAATCAGAATTCCTCTAATAGATAACATACAAATGATTAAAAACACACCTAAACCAATAGTAATACCTAGAATGAGTGTCTGATTATTAGGACGATATAATTGAGATATTCCAAACTTTAAATTAAATGGAAGTTGTCCAACCTTCACTTTTCTAAGGATAGAAATAAAACTTTTACTGATGATAGCTAAAAGTGTAATAACAAATACTATAGAAAAGAGAAATATAACAGCCTTTAAAACTTCACCTAATTGCCAATAGGCAAATCCAAAAATGAACAAACCGATGACTAATGTTAGGGTTATCTTTTTATCCAGATTATTTGATGTTGTCAGTAGATTGAGGTTTCGTAAAACATAAACCGGGGTAACATCAAGAATTTGAAGCAAAGGATACCAACCAAATAATACTGAGATTATTATACTCAATAAAATACCATAAAGAGAAGCTTGTATGGATAAATCATTACTCACATCTACCATTAGTAAATCTGAAAAGAGTATTGGAAAATATATTTGAGCAAATGAGCCTATTGCTGCTCCTAATACTCCTCCGATAAATCCCAGAATGACAATTTGAATGGAATAAATCAAAAATGTTTCAGAGGTTGTTGCCCCTAAACATCTTAAGATAGCCACTGATTTTAATTTTCCTTTGATGTAAATATATATACCACTCGACACTCCCAAACAACCTAGCAATAAGGAAATGAATGCGACGAGTTTTAAAAATGAATCAATATCATTAAAGAAACGTCCTATTCGGGCTGTATTGTTCTCTGTTGTGGCAACTCTTAATTTATTATTTTCTATTATTTGATCTTTTTCCGTTATGAGGTTTTGGACATCAAATTTATCAGGGTATTGAAAAAAGTATCGGTAATTTACACGGCTACCTTTTTGTATCAAGCCTGTAGATGATAAGTATTTGAAGGGAAAGTAAACTATAGGAACTGTTGCCGCCATGATACTGCTTTGGCCAATTCCTTTTTTTATTGTCCCCGCAATCTTAAAATGGGTTTGGCCAAATTGAATAGAATCTCCTATACTTGCTTCTAATTGAAGCATTACTGCACTATCTACAAATACTATTTTATCTTTTCTTTCCCATTCTATAATGGCTTCTTTAGGAGTTACTTCCAATTGACCATAATAAGGAAATCCTTTTTCCAAGGCCCTCAGATCTACCATTCTATTTTTAGATGATTTCTCATTATAAGCAATAGAAGCAAAATTATATTGACGGATAAATTGACTTTCCTCTGTCGAAAAATGATTTAATATAGAGTCTTTTAACTCATAATTTGCTCTAATCTCTAGGTCAGCCCCTAGAATTTCTTTTGATTGTCTATTTAAATCTTTTTGAACATTTTCTGAAAAAGTCATCAATGCAACCAAACTTGCTATACCAACAATAACTGAAGTAATAAATGGGCCAATTTTTTGAATACTTTGTTTTAAGTCTCTTATCGAATTGTTGACAACGAATTTTATTCTCATAATTCTTAAATGAAACTTTACAGTTTCGTTTGTTTCGTTTTTTATCTCGTAAAATCTTTTAACTTTACTTATCAAATCATTATCTAAATTAAATAACTTTTATGGCTTTTTTAGGGTATACTCACGAACAATTTCCAAAGTGGGTTAAAAAAGTAGAACAATTCCCGGTGTTTTTATACATTCTCAAGTGGGTTTTAATTGGTCTATTAGTAGGTGGTTTAACAGGGTTGGGATCAGCCCTATTCTTGTGGGGCCTTCATTGGGCAACAGGTTGGAGAGGTGATAATCAATGGATTATATTTGCTTTACCTATAGGTGGTTTTCTTATTGGAGCTTGTTATCATTACTTAGGGCAAGATGTAGTTAAAGGTAATAATCAATTACTTGATGAAATTACAAGACCAAATAGAATCATTCCTTTAAAGATGGCTCCTTTGGTAACAATTGCAACTATTGCAACTCACTTCTTTGGTGGTTCAGCAGGTCGAGAAGGTACAGCTGTTCAAATGGGTGGTGCAATTGCCGATCAGTTTACTAAAATATTCAAGTTAGATAAATACGACCGTAAATTATTAATTATATCAGGTATTGCTGCTGGTTTCTCCTCTGTATTTGGAACTCCACTGGCTGGTGCAATTTTCGGATTAGAAGTATATATCATTGGTCGTATGCGTTATGAAGCCATCTTTCCAAGCTTCTTTACTGCTATTGTCGCCAATTATGTTACTCATCATGTAGGTCATGAATTAGGAATACATCATACCGATTATTTTGCTTTATTCTTTGATGGTCTTCAAATACCAGAAATGACTTTAGAAAACCTTCTGCTTTGCGTACTCGCTGGTATTGCATTTGGTTTAACTGGCATGCTTTTCAGTAAAGCTAACCACTTTTTTGGACATTTATTTAAATCAAATATTAAGTATGCTCCTGCAAGACCAATGATAGGTGGTGTTGTATTAGCTTTAGCTATCGTGCTTTTAAACATGAATCATGGTTTAGATTACAGTAATTATGATATGAAATACTTTGGTTTAGGTGTACCTATCATTAGTCAATCGTTTACTGTAGAGATGCATTGGTACGATTTCTTGATGAAAACATTAACCACATCATTTACACTGGGTGCTGGATTTAAAGGTGGTGAGGTGACTCCATTATTTTATATTGGTTCTACATTGGGTAGTTTCTTGTCGTCATTCGATTTATACAATGCTATCCCTATTGCTTTATTAGCCGGGATGGGCTTTGTGGGTGTATTTAGTGGCGCAACCAACACTCCTATGGCTTGTACTGTAATGGGTATCGAACTATTTGGTCATGAATCTGCAGTTTTTATAGCTGTAGCCTGTATTACTGCTTACATGTTCTCAGGTCATACAAGTATTTACAACTCTCAAATTCTTGGATCTCCTAAACATGTTGGTCAAGAGAACGAAAAAGGAAATACCCTATCAGAAATTGAAGTAATCAGAGAAGCGGAGAAAAAACATTTAAAAACTCGTCATGATAAAGATGAGGATAATAAATAATAGCACTCGTTATTAATAAAAAAACAGGTTGTCTTATGAGACAACCTGTTTTTTTATCATTAGAATTTTTTCTCGTAGATGTGGCAATAAGGTTTACCAGCAGTTTTTTCATAATAATCTTGATGGTAATCTTCTGCAGGGTAAAATTGTGTTGCTTCAGTAACTTTAGTCACGACATCAATCCTTTTAGCCTTTAATTGAGCGATTAAGATAAATGCCATGTTTTTTTGTTCCTCATCTACATAAAAGATTTCAGAACGGTATTGAGTTCCAATATCAGGTCCTTGTTTATTCAACTGTGTAGGATCATGGGTTTCGAAAAATAATTTCGCAAGGGATTCATAACTTATTCTATCCGGATCAAATACCACTTTACAAGCTTCTGCATGCCCCGTATTTCCTGAGCAAACTTCTTCATAAGTTGGATTTTCAGTCGTTCCACCAATGTAACCTACTTCACATGAAATTACTCCTTTTGTTCTCAAGAAATAATATTCAGTACCCCAAAAACAGCCTGAGGCGAAAATGGCTGTTGACAATTTTGAATCCTTAGCTTCAAAATTTAATGAAATAGAATTTACACAATGCCGAGTATTTTTTGGAGTAAAACCCTCCCCTTCAAATACATGTCCCAAATGTGCATCACAGTTATTACATAGAATTTCTATACGCTTTCCGTCTGCGTCTTTGACCTTTTTTACTGCTCCTTCAATTTCATCATCAAAAGCAGGCCAACCGCAATTGGCCTCGAATTTATCCTTAGAATTATACAATGGGGCATCGCACCTTTTACAAGTATAAACTCCTATTTCATTATGATAGTAAAATTTACCCGTAAAAGGTTGCTCTGTACCTTTATTTTCAATCACCCACTTTTCAAACGGAGTTAATTCATTCATAATTAATCATTTACTAAATTATGTAATAGACCGAAGGTTCTGTTTACATCATTTTTGTCTAGGATAAGCGTAAACTCATTGGTGGTAGAAATCACCTCAACAATATTGATACCTTCCCATGCAATTTTCTTTAATAAGTAATAATATATACCTGGAACGGAAGTATTATCTTGAGGCAACCTCATGGTTAATGAAGCAAGGTGTTCTTTTTTGCTAATCACCTCTTCTCCTTCAAAAATTTTCACCAATTGATCGGTCATCTTTTTACTAGTTACAAGATTGGTTTCATACACCCCTTTTGAGGATGCTTGAAAAACATCTTTCTCACCTTGTATAACCTTTAAAAGTTCTTGTTGTTTACCCAAAAGAGTTGGAGAATTCTTAAAAGTGTAATCAATTAAATCAGATCGTACGATGATTTCCCCCATTTTTTTCAAATAATCCAACACTTCGTGCTCAATATCAAGTTTTGAAAGTTTAGGTCTTAACCTCTGAATTGCCATAACAACCCCACCTATTTGCACGTCTTTCATCAATTTCTCCTCTACTTCTGGCATAATTTGTCTTGCCAATCCAGTATAGTTAACAATGCCATCAACTATGGCTTCTTCTAAAAATGGAGACTTACGGACAATCTCTTCTACTGCTTCTGCAATTGTTATCATATTTTCTAATGTTATCTATTGAAGTTATAAATATAACAACTTGTTACGAAAAGGTTTTCTTTTTATTGAATATTTGTTCAAAATACTTGAACTGATTAAATTTATATTCGTATTAATTATAAGACACATACAAGAGAATTACATATATTAATTTTTATATATAAATCATGGAATCATTTATTGGACAAGGTATCGCACTAGTAACACCGTTTACAAAAGAGAGAGAGGTTGATTTCCCTGCTTTAAAAAAGTTATTAGATCATACTAAAGATGCAGAATATTGGGTAGTAAATGGAACTACTGCGGAAAGTGCTACTTTGACTAAGGATGAAAAGAAACAAGTTTTAGAATTTGTAAAGCAAAACAATCCTACCAATAAACCAATTATGTTTGGTAACGGCAGTAACAACACTGCTGAGGTGATTCAAAATTTCAAAGAATTTGATTTGACTGGCGTTGATGCCATTCTATCAGTTTGTCCATATTATGTAAAACCTTCTCAACAAGGTATTATTGCACATTATACTGCTATTGCAGATGCTTCACCACTTCCAGTTCTTTTATACAATGTACCAGGACGTACAGGTGTAAACATGAATGTGGATACAATTGTAGAGTTATCGAAGCACAAAAATATTTTTGGTATTAAAGATGCTTCTGCCGATTTAACTCAAGCAATGAGAGTGATTAGTGCTACTCCAGACGATTTCTTATTTATTTCAGGTGATGATGCTATGACAGTTCCAATTATCTCAATTGGAGGTTCTGGAGTAATTACAGTTTTAGGAAACGTTGTTCCACAAGAATTTGGAAGTACAGTTCAACAAGCATTAAACGGTAACGCAAAACAAGCAACTATGCAAATGTCGCAACTGTTAGACTTTACTGATGCACTTTTTGAAGAAGGTAACCCAGTGGGTGTAAAAACAGGTTTAGAGATTGCTGAAATTTGTAATAAAACAGTTCGTTTACCTTTAGTAGAAGGTTCTGAACTATTACAATCAAAAATGTCTGTAATGTATGATCAAATTAAAATTTCATCTAAGAAATCGATGTTTGTATCTAACTTTGATGCTAGACAAGCCATTTAAATTATAAGAAAACATACTACGTTTTATCAAACGTGTTTAAAGATAAAAAGAGAGGTTGACATTTTATTTTGTCAACCTCTCTTTTTTATTTTCTAATATATACTCTAATCGTTTGTCCCGGATGAATTACATTACTTGATAAATTATTTAATTTTCGAATATCCTCTGGTTGTATATCGTATTTATTAGAGATGGAACCAATACTTTCTCCTACTAAGATTTTATGATCAAAAAACAAAGCAGGTATTTTTAATTTCACTTTTTCTCCATTTTTGAAAGTATAATCAACTGGATAATTATCTCCTTTCTCATTAAATAAATTCTTTTCTGGTATTTTGTACCTATTTGCTATGGCAACAACCGATTCACCTGCTTTAGAATTGTACCAAGTTGTAAAGTTTCCTGACTCATTATCTTTAAGATTAGATATTTGCCCCATTACATTTCCTTTTATTTGATCAAATCTCTTGACTTGATCAGGTGTAAAAGTATGTACTCTTAAAGATTGATCTATCTGAGAAACTACTCCTTCCAATGCCTTAATAGCATGATCGTAGTTTTTCAAATCCGCTGTCGACTTTAGAATATCTTTTTCAATTTTGATAAATACCTCATTGTTAGAATTTTCAGCAACATCATCATTACTCACCTCTTCTGAATTCTCGGAAGCAGTTACACCTTCTGAAGATGAGCCATTGAAAAAACTACCAATTAACATCGTAAAAATGATTCCCATTATAAATGAGAAAGAACCGATAATAGAATACCTAAGTTTATTCTTTTTGCTCAAACCCCTTTTTCTATTTTTAGTGGGATTTTTACGTATTAATCTACTTTTATCTTCCTGTTGATCTAAAGAAGTAGAAGTTTCGGTTTGAATCGCTTCACTTTCTTCTTTTAATTCATTTTCAAGAATTTCGACTCTTTTTTCAGCATTCGTAATGCCTATTTCTTGTGCTCTTTTGAAAAACTTTAATGCCTGATGCTTATTTTGGAAAGTCCCCATACCTTTCTCACACATATCACCTAGTAAATAAAGCATATCGCCATCAAGTAATATATCATTAGCATAGTCGTAAGCTATTGCTTTAAAAGTTTCATCATAAAGTCCTTGCTTATATAAATTCTTGATGTCTAAAAGTTTTTGAGTTCTATCTAAAATAGGGAGCTTTAAAACTTTTAAGAGTCTAATTTCTAATTCTTTTAATTGTTCTTCATCTTTTTCTTCTATAATCTGATGAACAGTATTTATTACCTCTTCACTATAGTTATCTAGCATTCTAATGACGTATTGAACTGACCCAAAAACAAATGTGTCTTTAGATTCCTGTTCATTAGTATCATTAAAGGACATTACTGCTCCTGCTTCAAAAGAATCTACATCTTCATCTTGAATAACTCTTGGTGATAAGTCCGAGATAATTACTACCTCATCTTCGTTATTTAGTTTTCCAAAATAGACTTTACAGCGATCTCCAATAACAATCGGAGTGTCTTTATTAAATTGATATTGATCCTGAAGTTCTTGTATCGTCATTATTATCAAAAATAAAGTTGTTTTAGAGTTTATAGCACTTTACATACATTTCTGTAAGTAAAATAATTTCTTTTTCTAATTTAAAAATTTATCATGAAGAAAGAAACAATATAAAAGTATGGTTTGGACTATGGGTGAATTTTATACTAGATTTGCATCATAATTCATTTCATATACTTCGATCGATGCTAACCAACAAAACGAAATTTTACTTCTTTCTAATATTTACTACGCTTATTTGGGGCGTTAACTTCCATGTTTCGCAAATTGCAATTGAACATGTTGGAGCAATGTTAGCCGGAACATATAGATATATTTTGGGTGCTTTACTTTTAGGGGCTTTTATGTTCTTTAAAAAGCCTACTAAAAAAGATATTAAACAAAGTCTATCTAAATGGAAGCATATTGTCTTTTTGGGGATTACTGGTGCTTTTCTATACAATATCTTATTTCTTGAAGGACTAAAACATACCACGGCATTTAATGGTGTTTTAATTATTGGACTTACTCCTCTAAATACAGCATTGATATCAATTCCTATGCTGGGACATCGATTAAAAAGAAAGGAAATGATAAGTATCGCACTTGGTTTTATGGGTATTCTATTTGTCATCTCGAAAGGTGACCTTGAAGTCATTAGAGCACTTTCTTTCTCTAAAGGTGACTTATTAATACTTGGAGCGAATTTAAGTTTCTCGTTTGGTAACGTTTTCATCAAAAAGTACTTAGGTCACATCTCTCCTCTTTGGTTGACTAATTTAGTGACATGGGTGGCCTGCTTTGCTTTCTGTATTTACAGTGTTGGCTTTGAAACATTTGTATTCCCTATGGACACAGACTTCCTTTTAGCTGTTTTCTTTATGGGAGCATTATCAACAGCTATTTGCGGGGCATTTTGGTTTATATCGATCAAAGAGCTTGGTGCAGAAACCAGTACATTATTTACCAATCTAGTTCCTGTTTTTGGAACAACAGCTTCATTTATATTGGGAGAAGA includes the following:
- a CDS encoding voltage-gated chloride channel family protein → MAFLGYTHEQFPKWVKKVEQFPVFLYILKWVLIGLLVGGLTGLGSALFLWGLHWATGWRGDNQWIIFALPIGGFLIGACYHYLGQDVVKGNNQLLDEITRPNRIIPLKMAPLVTIATIATHFFGGSAGREGTAVQMGGAIADQFTKIFKLDKYDRKLLIISGIAAGFSSVFGTPLAGAIFGLEVYIIGRMRYEAIFPSFFTAIVANYVTHHVGHELGIHHTDYFALFFDGLQIPEMTLENLLLCVLAGIAFGLTGMLFSKANHFFGHLFKSNIKYAPARPMIGGVVLALAIVLLNMNHGLDYSNYDMKYFGLGVPIISQSFTVEMHWYDFLMKTLTTSFTLGAGFKGGEVTPLFYIGSTLGSFLSSFDLYNAIPIALLAGMGFVGVFSGATNTPMACTVMGIELFGHESAVFIAVACITAYMFSGHTSIYNSQILGSPKHVGQENEKGNTLSEIEVIREAEKKHLKTRHDKDEDNK
- a CDS encoding DMT family transporter; amino-acid sequence: MLTNKTKFYFFLIFTTLIWGVNFHVSQIAIEHVGAMLAGTYRYILGALLLGAFMFFKKPTKKDIKQSLSKWKHIVFLGITGAFLYNILFLEGLKHTTAFNGVLIIGLTPLNTALISIPMLGHRLKRKEMISIALGFMGILFVISKGDLEVIRALSFSKGDLLILGANLSFSFGNVFIKKYLGHISPLWLTNLVTWVACFAFCIYSVGFETFVFPMDTDFLLAVFFMGALSTAICGAFWFISIKELGAETSTLFTNLVPVFGTTASFILGEEISIGQVFGGILVITALLINSIQWRKKKAIEAVSL
- the dapA gene encoding 4-hydroxy-tetrahydrodipicolinate synthase, coding for MESFIGQGIALVTPFTKEREVDFPALKKLLDHTKDAEYWVVNGTTAESATLTKDEKKQVLEFVKQNNPTNKPIMFGNGSNNTAEVIQNFKEFDLTGVDAILSVCPYYVKPSQQGIIAHYTAIADASPLPVLLYNVPGRTGVNMNVDTIVELSKHKNIFGIKDASADLTQAMRVISATPDDFLFISGDDAMTVPIISIGGSGVITVLGNVVPQEFGSTVQQALNGNAKQATMQMSQLLDFTDALFEEGNPVGVKTGLEIAEICNKTVRLPLVEGSELLQSKMSVMYDQIKISSKKSMFVSNFDARQAI
- a CDS encoding LysM peptidoglycan-binding domain-containing protein, which produces MTIQELQDQYQFNKDTPIVIGDRCKVYFGKLNNEDEVVIISDLSPRVIQDEDVDSFEAGAVMSFNDTNEQESKDTFVFGSVQYVIRMLDNYSEEVINTVHQIIEEKDEEQLKELEIRLLKVLKLPILDRTQKLLDIKNLYKQGLYDETFKAIAYDYANDILLDGDMLYLLGDMCEKGMGTFQNKHQALKFFKRAQEIGITNAEKRVEILENELKEESEAIQTETSTSLDQQEDKSRLIRKNPTKNRKRGLSKKNKLRYSIIGSFSFIMGIIFTMLIGSFFNGSSSEGVTASENSEEVSNDDVAENSNNEVFIKIEKDILKSTADLKNYDHAIKALEGVVSQIDQSLRVHTFTPDQVKRFDQIKGNVMGQISNLKDNESGNFTTWYNSKAGESVVAIANRYKIPEKNLFNEKGDNYPVDYTFKNGEKVKLKIPALFFDHKILVGESIGSISNKYDIQPEDIRKLNNLSSNVIHPGQTIRVYIRK
- a CDS encoding bifunctional methionine sulfoxide reductase B/A protein encodes the protein MNELTPFEKWVIENKGTEQPFTGKFYYHNEIGVYTCKRCDAPLYNSKDKFEANCGWPAFDDEIEGAVKKVKDADGKRIEILCNNCDAHLGHVFEGEGFTPKNTRHCVNSISLNFEAKDSKLSTAIFASGCFWGTEYYFLRTKGVISCEVGYIGGTTENPTYEEVCSGNTGHAEACKVVFDPDRISYESLAKLFFETHDPTQLNKQGPDIGTQYRSEIFYVDEEQKNMAFILIAQLKAKRIDVVTKVTEATQFYPAEDYHQDYYEKTAGKPYCHIYEKKF
- a CDS encoding ABC transporter permease; the protein is MRIKFVVNNSIRDLKQSIQKIGPFITSVIVGIASLVALMTFSENVQKDLNRQSKEILGADLEIRANYELKDSILNHFSTEESQFIRQYNFASIAYNEKSSKNRMVDLRALEKGFPYYGQLEVTPKEAIIEWERKDKIVFVDSAVMLQLEASIGDSIQFGQTHFKIAGTIKKGIGQSSIMAATVPIVYFPFKYLSSTGLIQKGSRVNYRYFFQYPDKFDVQNLITEKDQIIENNKLRVATTENNTARIGRFFNDIDSFLKLVAFISLLLGCLGVSSGIYIYIKGKLKSVAILRCLGATTSETFLIYSIQIVILGFIGGVLGAAIGSFAQIYFPILFSDLLMVDVSNDLSIQASLYGILLSIIISVLFGWYPLLQILDVTPVYVLRNLNLLTTSNNLDKKITLTLVIGLFIFGFAYWQLGEVLKAVIFLFSIVFVITLLAIISKSFISILRKVKVGQLPFNLKFGISQLYRPNNQTLILGITIGLGVFLIICMLSIRGILIDKVQNVGKEGDTNLIFYDVQKGQVEPLSELLNKNEVNIEQDAAVVTMSLKSLNSKDKKETLADSTLKVKRWVFDREYRVTFRDHLKENEKTAEGTWIGKSSINEIVPISISKSFLESSGMQFGDQLLFDVQGYKVKTKISHIREVDFARMEANFVVLFPSGVLEAAPAFHVIGANVKDKVRISDIQSKVLKNFPNISTIDLAVIFQSLNDILDRVAFVFKWLGGICILSGFLVLWSSLSISKHQRKNDAGVLRSLGAKSSNLIMISLIEYCLIGLLSSLTGMLLGWIGSFLLAYFVFDIPFFIAISDSILVTSSIVVLTILVGIVYMRQITKVSPLEVLRDSTIQ